The following proteins come from a genomic window of Candidatus Latescibacter sp.:
- the lptB gene encoding LPS export ABC transporter ATP-binding protein, whose amino-acid sequence MQSAQSVLRTEGLVKRFKKRTVVNGVSIVISQGEIVGLLGPNGAGKTTIFRMVVGILKPNKGSVYIDSRNITGLPMYKRARLGINYLPQEPSIFRKMTVEENIMAILQTMKYNRRERKERLNQLLEELGVAHIRKSEAYTLSGGERRRVEIARALVTQPKFILLDEPFAGIDPIAVEDIQNIVAGLRKKGLGILITDHNVRETLEITDRAYIIAEGTILTTGSSEFLANDPEARKIYLGERFKM is encoded by the coding sequence ATTCAGAGCGCTCAATCCGTTTTACGAACCGAAGGTCTGGTAAAACGGTTCAAGAAGCGCACTGTGGTCAACGGAGTATCGATCGTTATCAGCCAGGGTGAGATCGTTGGGCTGCTCGGACCGAACGGCGCCGGGAAAACAACCATATTCCGCATGGTTGTCGGCATACTCAAACCCAACAAGGGAAGTGTTTACATCGACAGCCGGAATATCACCGGTCTGCCCATGTACAAACGCGCCCGGCTGGGGATCAATTACCTTCCCCAGGAACCCTCCATTTTCCGTAAGATGACCGTTGAAGAGAACATCATGGCCATCCTCCAGACCATGAAGTATAACCGCCGTGAGCGGAAAGAGCGGCTCAACCAGCTTCTCGAAGAGCTTGGAGTCGCCCACATCCGTAAAAGCGAAGCATACACACTGTCAGGAGGGGAGCGGAGGAGAGTAGAGATAGCCCGCGCCCTGGTAACCCAGCCAAAATTCATCCTTCTCGATGAACCCTTCGCCGGGATCGATCCCATCGCGGTCGAGGACATTCAGAACATCGTGGCCGGTCTCAGGAAGAAAGGACTTGGCATCCTTATCACCGATCATAATGTCCGGGAAACTCTGGAAATCACCGACCGGGCTTATATTATCGCGGAAGGCACCATCCTCACCACGGGATCTTCCGAATTTCTGGCAAACGATCCGGAAGCGCGAAAAATCTATTTAGGGGAACGGTTCAAGATGTAA
- a CDS encoding DUF4832 domain-containing protein, whose protein sequence is MNTPYTLAYSYIRLDKYLPNCLNTDLDIINLKTDLNNGFTQVRNKGLKIIIRFAYNESSAGNDASETWICNHLDQIKKSNVLEENKDVIAVVQAGFIGAWGEWHSSKSNNNDIPPKAVRESVLNKLLEVVPSSRMVQVRRPWFKTDFTGITTPIDVNGVYNISNNAARIGHHNDCFLSTKTDKDTYQDVLPGQLVAQKKFLSDDGRFVVVGGETCCGYTIAECEDCCDIDNTDSRYKCTVAFKEMSDLHFSFLNVDWHPDVISLWNKTPTNNGSTCFKDISKYLGYRISLDNVGYNTEVKPGGLMQLKVELTNLGFASMYNERHVWFVLDGPCFKKTILSWDPRKWEPSSIKGKITLCTTIRIPYINMPDGDYKIYLWLPDPEPNLTPKKEYSVRFANLYLGNDIWDKQKGWNVLPGKVTIAKTAKYKGSNKVDTKATDLVEIINP, encoded by the coding sequence ATGAATACACCCTATACCCTGGCCTATAGTTATATTCGTCTTGATAAATATCTCCCCAATTGTCTCAATACGGACCTCGATATTATTAACCTTAAAACTGACCTGAATAATGGATTTACCCAAGTACGTAATAAGGGTCTCAAAATTATTATTAGATTTGCATATAACGAGTCAAGTGCAGGTAATGATGCATCAGAGACTTGGATATGCAATCATCTAGATCAAATCAAAAAATCCAACGTTCTTGAAGAGAACAAAGATGTAATAGCAGTTGTGCAGGCGGGTTTTATTGGTGCGTGGGGTGAGTGGCATAGTTCGAAAAGTAATAACAATGATATCCCACCCAAAGCCGTGCGGGAATCCGTTCTTAATAAACTTTTAGAAGTCGTTCCGTCTTCAAGAATGGTACAGGTCCGGAGACCATGGTTTAAAACTGACTTTACAGGAATTACAACGCCTATTGATGTAAATGGGGTTTATAATATTTCAAATAATGCGGCGAGGATTGGACATCATAATGATTGTTTTTTATCGACTAAAACCGATAAAGATACTTATCAGGACGTCCTGCCCGGCCAGCTTGTAGCTCAAAAGAAATTTCTGTCTGATGATGGTCGTTTTGTTGTGGTGGGAGGTGAAACTTGTTGTGGATATACCATAGCGGAGTGTGAAGATTGCTGCGATATTGACAATACGGATTCGAGATACAAGTGTACAGTAGCTTTTAAAGAAATGTCAGATTTACACTTTAGTTTTCTTAATGTGGATTGGCATCCAGATGTTATCAGTCTTTGGAATAAAACACCAACAAATAATGGTTCAACTTGTTTTAAAGATATTTCAAAATATCTTGGGTATAGAATTTCTCTGGATAATGTTGGTTATAATACTGAGGTGAAACCAGGGGGCCTCATGCAGCTTAAAGTTGAATTAACAAATTTAGGTTTCGCTTCGATGTATAACGAAAGGCATGTTTGGTTTGTATTAGATGGACCCTGCTTTAAGAAGACAATATTGAGTTGGGATCCACGTAAATGGGAACCATCTTCTATTAAGGGGAAAATAACACTTTGTACAACAATTAGGATTCCATACATCAATATGCCAGATGGAGATTATAAAATATATTTATGGCTTCCCGATCCTGAACCTAATTTAACCCCAAAGAAAGAATATTCAGTTCGGTTTGCCAATTTATACTTAGGGAATGATATATGGGATAAACAAAAAGGATGGAATGTTCTACCAGGTAAGGTTACAATAGCAAAAACTGCAAAATATAAGGGTTCTAATAAAGTAGATACAAAAGCAACTGATCTTGTTGAAATTATAAATCCTTGA